A region of Phocoena phocoena chromosome 17, mPhoPho1.1, whole genome shotgun sequence DNA encodes the following proteins:
- the TNFRSF11B gene encoding tumor necrosis factor receptor superfamily member 11B, which produces MNKLLCCALVFLDISIKWTTQETFPPKYLHYDPETSRQLMCDKCPPGTSLKQHCTARRKTLCAPCPDHYYTDSWHTSDECLYCSPVCKELQYVKQECNRTHNRVCQCEEGRYLELEFCLKHKSCPSGFGVLHAGTPERNTVCESCPDGFFSNETSSKAPCRKHTNCSALGLLLTKKGNATHDNVCSGNGEPTHKCGIDMTLCEESFFRFAVPTKLTPNWLSVLVDNLPGTKVNAESIDRIKRRHSSREQTFQLLKLWKHQNKDQDMVKKIIQDIELCEKSVQRHVGHMNLTFEQLLRLMESLPGKKVTTEDIEKTMKTCKSSDQILKLLSLWRIKNDDQDTRKGLMHALKHLKTYHFPKTVTQSLKKTIRFLHSFTMYRLYQKLFLEMIGNQVQSLKISCL; this is translated from the exons ttcctGGACATCTCCATTAAATGGACCACCCAGGAAACCTTTCCTCCAAAGTACCTTCATTATGACCCTGAAACCTCTCGTCAGCTGATGTGTGATAAATGTCCTCCGGGCACCTCCCTAAAACAGCACTGCACAGCGAGGCGGAAGACCCTGTGTGCCCCTTGTCCTGACCACTACTACACAGACAGCTGGCACACCAGCGACGAGTGTCTGTACTGCAGCCCAGTGTGCAAGGAACTGCAGTACGTCAAGCAGGAGTGCAATCGCACCCATAACCGCGTGTGCCAATGCGAGGAGGGGCGCTACCTGGAGCTGGAGTTCTGCTTGAAACATAAGAGCTGTCCCTCTGGATTTGGAGTGCTACACGCTG GAACCCCGGAGCGAAATACAGTTTGCGAAAGTTGTCCAGATGGGTTCTTCTCCAATGAGACGTCATCTAAAGCACCCTGTAGAAAGCACACAAACTGCAGTGCACTTGGGCTCCTTCTAACTAAGAAAGGAAATGCAACACATGACAATGTATGTTCTGGAAACGGTGAACCGACTCACAAGTGTGGAATAG ACATGACCCTGTGTGAGGAGTCATTCTTTAGGTTTGCTGTTCCTACAAAGCTTACCCCGAACTGGCTCAGTGTCCTGGTAGACAATTTGCCTGGCACCAAAGTGAACGCAGAGAGCATAGATCGGATAAAACGACGACACAGCTCACGAGAACAGACTTTCCAGCTGCTGAAGTTATGGAAGCATCAAAACAAAGACCAAGATATGGTCAAGAAGATCATCCAAG ATATCGAACTCTGTGAAAAGAGCGTGCAGAGGCACGTAGGGCACATGAACCTCACCTTCGAGCAGCTTCTAAGGCTGATGGAAAGCTTGCCGGGGAAGAAAGTGACGACAGAAGACATTGAGAAAACAATGAAGACGTGCAAATCAAGTGATCAAATCCTGAAGCTTCTCAGCCTCTGGCGAATAAAAAATGATGACCAAGACACCCGCAAGGGCCTGATGCATGCCCTAAAGCACTTGAAGACATACCACTTCCCCAAAACTGTCACTCAGAGTCTGAAGAAGACCATCAGGTTCCTTCACAGCTTCACCATGTACAGATTATATCAGAAGCTATTTTTAGAAATGATAGGGAACCAGGTCCAATCATTAAAGATAAGCTGCTTATAA